A window of Aequoribacter fuscus genomic DNA:
ACGACGCCAAAGGTTGGTTTATTAATATCTCCGGACATTTCTAAACCTTCGATCTAGGTACATGCTCAAACCCCAGCGGCGCAAGCCTCTGGGGTTTTTTATTGCCCCAAGATGGCGATATGCGACTGGGCGCTAGGTCTATATATAAGCTATCCTAAGAGATTATTTGGTATCGGAGTATCAACATGGAAAAAACGACAGAAATCGAAGCCGCCGTATTTCGCCGTCTCTTGAAACATTTAGACGATAATAAAGATGTGCAAAACATCGACCTCATGATACTGGCGAATTTTTGCCGCAATTGTTTGGCTAAGTGGTATGTCAGTGCGGCAGAGGAGCGGGGTGAGAGTATCGATTACGAAGCGGCACGTGAGCGAGTGTACGGTATGCCTTACAGCCAGTGGAAGGCGAATCATCAAGCCGAGGCGACACCCGAGCAGTTGGCGGCCTTTGAAGCCCGCAGCAAAAAAGCCTAAGTTTTAACCCCGCACTGACGGATTACAATAAGGAATTCGATATGTCTCATTACCCGACGCTGAATTTTGGTTTGAGCGAAGAGCTAAACGCCCTGCGCGACATGGTGGCGCAATTTGCCGCAAATGAAATTGCACCACGTGCGGCCGAGATCGACTCGACCAATCAGTTCCCTATGGACTTGTGGCGCAAGTTCGGTGACCTAGGCTTGCTCGGCATTACCGTTGAAGAGCAGTACGGTGGCTCAGGTATGGGCTATTTGGCACACTGCATTGCGATGGAGGAAATCTCGCGGGCTTCTGCCTCAGTGGGTCTTTCGTATGGGGCGCACTCGAACCTGTGCGTCAATCAAATTCGTAAAAATGGCACCGAAGAGCAAAAGCAGACGTACTTACCCAAGCTGTGCAGCGGTGAACACATCGGCGCCTTAGCGATGTCTGAGCCTGGGGCGGGTTCAGACGTTGTTAGTATGACCTTGCGGGCCGATGATGCGGGGGACCACTACGTATTGAATGGCAATAAAATGTGGATTACCAACGGGCCTGACGCCAACGTGTATGTGATCTATGCCAAAACCGACCCTGAGGCCGGCTCTAGGGGCATCACGGCGTTTATTGTCGAGCGCGATTCCCCCGGATTTAGTCGCGCTCAAAAGCTCGACAAGTTGGGGATGCGCGGTTCCAATACTTGCGAGCTGGTCTTCGAAGACTGCAAAGTGCCAAAGAGCCATGTGCTGGGTCAGGTCGGGCGAGGTGTGCAGGTGTTGATGTCGGGTTTAGACTACGAGCGCGCGGTGCTCTCGGGCGGTCCTGTGGGTATCATGCAGGCTTGCCTGGACGTGGTTGTACCCTACATTCACGAGCGCAAGCAGTTTGGTCAAGCCATTGGCGAATTCCAGCTCATTCAGGGCAAAATTGCCGATATGTATGTGGCATTAAGTACGTCTCGCGCCTACTTGTATACGGTGGCCAATTCACTAGATCGCGGAGAAGAGTCACGTAAAGACGCGGCGGGTGTGATCCTCTATACAGCCGAAAAGGCAACGCAAATGGCTTTAGATGCGATCCAGCTGTTGGGCGGTAATGGCTATATTAATGACTACGCAACCGGGCGTTTGTTACGCGACGCCAAGCTATACGAGATTGGGGCGGGTACCAGCGAAATTCGCCGCATGCTGATTGGTCGTGAGCTCTTCAAAGAGTCCGCCTAGGTGGTGATTTCGATATGAGCGCGGCAGCAAACTCCCATAAGAAATTAATGACTGGCCGTAAAAAACAGGGGCATTTCAGTGCGCTGAACATTACTCTGGTGGATTGTGGCGATGATTGGGCGGAAATGTCGTTAACGCCAACAGCGGCGTTGATTGGCGACCCCAGTACGGGCGCCTTACACAGTGGGCCTATTACGACCCTGCTCGATTCTGCGCTGGGCATTGCTGCCAGCGTGGCGTTGCCTCGGCTGGGGTTTGCGCCCACAATCGATTTGCGGGTCGATCACTTGCGAATGGCGAACGTCAACGAGCCTCTGATTGCACGAGGTGAGGTGATCCGGATAACCCGAAATGTGCTCTTCGCGAAGGGTTCAGTGCGCCAAGGCGATGTGGAAATTGCCCACGCGGTAGGTAATTTTGTGCGCTTAAGTGATGATGTGCTAGCGATGGCTGAAGCGCACATCAAACAGCAGCTCGACACTATGGAGAACAGCGATGAGTCTTGATCATGTTCTCGATCGCCCTGTGAGTCAGCGCGCCGCGCACGCGATTTTGGATGAAATTCCCTACGCCGTCATGATGGGCGTTTTGGCTGAGGAGAACCCTGGGACCCATGAGCCACTGCGTTTCGTGATGCACGCTTCAGAGCTGCACATGGGAAATCCAACGTTGCCGGCGATGCATGGTGGCGCCTTAAGTGGTTTTATGGAGCTTGCCAGTGCGGTGCATCTACTGAGCTTTATGGAGACCGCCAAGTATCCGAAGTTGATCGATTTTTCGATTGATTACTTGCGTGCGGCGCGACTTCAAACGGTTTATGCCGTCTGCGAACTTATGCGTGAAGGCCGCAACCTAACCGCGGTTCAAGTAAAAGCTTGGCAAGAGGATCCCGCTAGGCCTGTCGCCATTGGGCGAGCGCAATTTTTGTGCTCTGATCGATAGTAACCCCGACAGCACAACTCAGTTGACGGCGCCTTCGGGCGCCGTTTTTGCTTGTGTCGCATCGTGGTACAAAGTCACAGAAGAAGCGTTTTCGTGAACTTGGAACAGCAAGCGATTCACTCAAGTGAATCACGCACAAAAATACTTGAGAGTCTTTAGAACATACTGTATGTTCAAATCTGTTTTGACATGATTCATCTACTATAAATCTAAGGTTCTTACGGAGGTTATTGTGTCCGACCTGAACACCTTTCGCACCGAGGCTCGTGCATGGCTAGAGGCAAACTGCCCTGAGTCGATGCGGGTGCCTATTCGCAGTTTTGAAGATATTTATAACGGGGGGCGCAACCCTGAAATGTCACATCCTGACCAAAAGGTTTGGTGTGACCGCATGGCCGAACGTGGCTGGACGGTACCTGAGTGGCCAAAAGCCTATGGCGGTGGTGGCTTAAATAAAGAGGAAGCCAAAGTGCTCCGAGAAGAGATGGCGCGTATCGGTGCCCGTCCAGCTCTGGATAGTTTTGGTATTTCGATGTTAGGTCCCGCCTTGCTTAAATTCGGTAATGAAGAGCAAAAGCTCGAGCATTTACCGCCGATTGTGCGCGGTGAAATTCGCTGGTGCCAAGGGTATTCGGAGCCCAATGCTGGGTCCGACTTGGCGTCGTTGGCGACGCGGGCGGAAGACAAAGGGGACCATTACATTGTAAACGGCCAAAAAATCTGGACGTCGTATGCGAACAAAGCGGATTGGATCTTCTGTTTAGTACGAACCGATAACACGGGCTCTAAGCACGAAGGCATTAGTTTTGTGCTGTTCGACATGGCGACCCCAGGTGTGACCACTCGCCCCATTAAGCTGATTAGCGGTTCATCGCCGTTTTGTGAGACGTTCTTTGACGACGTGCCGGTTCTTAAAAAGAACTTGGTGGGTGAAGAAGGTAAAGGCTGGACCATTGCTAAGTACCTACTTACCCATGAGCGCGAAATGATCTCAAGTTTTGGTGCTGCTGGCGGGAAGAAGACGCTGGGTCAGCGTGCGGCAGAAAATATGGGTACAGACGCCTCTGGCCGTTTGCGAGCTGGCACCTTGCGTTCTGTAATCGCCCAGTATCAGTTAGATACCTTGGCTTTTGCCGCAACGATGGAAAAGGTCACGGCCGAAGCAAAAGCCGGTCAAGGTTTAGGGCCCGCGTCGTCTATTTTTAAATACTACGGCACTGAGTTAAATAAGCGCCGTAACGAATTGTTGCTGTCGGTTGAGGGTGAGTCTGCCTTGGGCTGGAGCGGCGAAGAATACAACGAGGGCGAAATAGCCCGAGCTTGGCTGCGTTCTAAAGGGAACTCGATCGAAGGTGGCACCTCGGAAGTTCAATTAAACATTGTCGCCAAGCGCGTGCTTGGTCTGCCAGACGCATAAGGAGGCAATATGACATTAGTACTTAACGAAGAAGAGATCATGTTGCGTGATTCGGCCGCCGGCTTTTTGACCGAGACCGCGAATGTTGAGGCTTTTCGTAAGCACCGCGACAACCCTCCGACTGCCGGGTTTGATAAAGCGCTTTGGGGGTCAATTGCTGAAATGGGCTGGTGCGGTATCGCCATTGATGAAGCACACGGTGGTCTAGGTTACGGTTTTACTGGATTGGGTCTAATTATCGAGCAAATGGGTAAAAATTTAACGGTCTCGCCCTTCAATAGCACGGTTTTAATGGCGTCTACAGCGATTGCTCAGTTTGGGACCGAAGCGCAAAAGCAAGAATGGCTCCCAAAAATTGCCGCGGGTGACGTTGTCATGTCTTTGGCGATTCAAGAAGGCAGTCACTTTGATCTCGATAGTCTGTCCACCTCGGTTTCGATGCAGGGCGATGGCTTTGCGCTTAAGGTCGAAAAGCGTCAAGTGTTAGACGCCATAAGTGCCGATGCCTTCGTTGTTGTGGCCAAAGACGCCTCTGGATATCAAGCCTTTATCGTGACCGCTGACCAGGTGTCGGTGCGGAATCAGTCGATGGTCGACGCTCTTTCCAGTGGTACGGTGGTGATCGATACGCGCCTAACGGCCGAAGCGCAAATGGATGCTGACAGCCTGAATAATGGTGGTTTAGAGCGTGCACTCGATATGATGAATATTGGCCTGGCGGCCGAGTTGTTAGGCGTGTCGACAGAGGCTTTTGAGCTTACGGTTGGGTATCTTCGTGAGCGCAAGCAGTTCGGGAAAGTCATTGGTAGCTTTCAGGGGCTGCAGCATCGCGCAGCAGATCTGTTTGCTGAGCTCGAGCTTTGTAAGGCGATTGTTTTAAAGGGTTTGCGTGCTGTCGACGCCGGTGAAGACCTGAGCGGCTTGGCCAGCGCGGTCAAAGCCAAGCTTGCGCAAATTTCGCAGCGAGCCACTAACGAAGGCATCCAGATGCACGGCGGTATTGGTATGACCGACGAGTACAATATCGGTTTCTTTATCAAGCGAGCTCGTGTACTTGAGCATACGTTGGGTGATTTTCATTACCACCTAGATCGCTATGCAGTGCAGGGCGGTTTCTAGAATGGCAGTAACAGATGTTACGGAAATTATCCGTCCACTGGATGAGGCTGTCGCCACATTGACCCAGCCGGGCGCCCCTTTTGAAGTCACGCGGGCTGTGTTGAGGGGCTATGAATATCCCGTCTATGCTGCTATTCCCAATAATTTGGGTGAATACTTTGAGTTTATGCGCAAGCATGGGGACGCCGAATTTTTGGTCTACTTAGATCAGCGCATTGGGTACACCGAGGCTCTAGAGCTGGCTCTGGGTTTTGCTGCCAAGTTAAACGAGCAGGGTGTGCAAAAGGGCGATCGCATTGCGATTGTGTCGCGCAACAATCCAGAGTGGATTATTGCCTTTATTGCGGCTGTGGCTATGGGTGCAGTGGCGGTCCCGATGAATGGTTGGTGGACGACCGATGAGTTGGATTACGCCATCGATGATTCGGGCGCCAAGTGGGTGGTAGCTGACGCGGAACGGATCGAGCGCTTAAAACCCTTGATTGATAAGTATGACCTAAATATTGTTGCCACAGACTCAGGCGCTGCAGCTTTAATTGATGCGCCTACCGTGCAAGATTGGGGGCGTGAAGGCCAGTCCTTAGTCTGGCAAAGACCCGACGTAGACGTCGATGACAATGCAACTATATTGTATACCTCGGGCTCAACAGGGCATCCAAAAGGGGTGTTATCCACCCACCGCGGGGTGTTATCGGCCCTGTACAGTTGGCTATTGATGGGCGTTGCGTCAAAGCAAGTCGAGGCCTTGGCGCCGGCAGAGCCGCAGGGCAAGGTTCAGCCCGTGGGCCTGCTGACAGTCCCGTTGTTTCACTGCACTGCCAGTCACTCTGCTTTCATGCTGTCAATTTTGCCGGGACGCAAATTGATCATCATGTACAAGTGGGATGTCGAAGAGGCCATGCGCCTGATCGAGCTGGAGAAAGTCAGCTGGATGACGGGTGTACCCACCATGTCTGCGGAGCTTCAGCGCGCGGCTCAAGCGACAACGCGAGATCTGTCCACGCTGGCAGAGGTATTTGCTGGGGGCGCTGCGCGCCCCGCCGATCAGGTCGAAAAAATTGCGGGTACCTTTAAGAAGACAGCGCCAGGTTTGGGTTACGGTCTTACTGAAACCAACGCTCTTGGAGCCTTTAATAGCGGTGTGTTGTATTTGGCTAATCCAAGCAGTACGGGTCGCGCGGTACCTGCTGTTACTGAGTTTAAAATTATCGACTCTACAGGAAACCACCTAGGACCAGATGAGATCGGTGAGGTCTGCATGAAATCACCGGCTAACGCCGTCGGCTATTGGAACAAGCCCGAG
This region includes:
- a CDS encoding PaaI family thioesterase; translation: MSAAANSHKKLMTGRKKQGHFSALNITLVDCGDDWAEMSLTPTAALIGDPSTGALHSGPITTLLDSALGIAASVALPRLGFAPTIDLRVDHLRMANVNEPLIARGEVIRITRNVLFAKGSVRQGDVEIAHAVGNFVRLSDDVLAMAEAHIKQQLDTMENSDES
- a CDS encoding isovaleryl-CoA dehydrogenase, translated to MSHYPTLNFGLSEELNALRDMVAQFAANEIAPRAAEIDSTNQFPMDLWRKFGDLGLLGITVEEQYGGSGMGYLAHCIAMEEISRASASVGLSYGAHSNLCVNQIRKNGTEEQKQTYLPKLCSGEHIGALAMSEPGAGSDVVSMTLRADDAGDHYVLNGNKMWITNGPDANVYVIYAKTDPEAGSRGITAFIVERDSPGFSRAQKLDKLGMRGSNTCELVFEDCKVPKSHVLGQVGRGVQVLMSGLDYERAVLSGGPVGIMQACLDVVVPYIHERKQFGQAIGEFQLIQGKIADMYVALSTSRAYLYTVANSLDRGEESRKDAAGVILYTAEKATQMALDAIQLLGGNGYINDYATGRLLRDAKLYEIGAGTSEIRRMLIGRELFKESA
- a CDS encoding acyl-CoA dehydrogenase family protein, whose product is MSDLNTFRTEARAWLEANCPESMRVPIRSFEDIYNGGRNPEMSHPDQKVWCDRMAERGWTVPEWPKAYGGGGLNKEEAKVLREEMARIGARPALDSFGISMLGPALLKFGNEEQKLEHLPPIVRGEIRWCQGYSEPNAGSDLASLATRAEDKGDHYIVNGQKIWTSYANKADWIFCLVRTDNTGSKHEGISFVLFDMATPGVTTRPIKLISGSSPFCETFFDDVPVLKKNLVGEEGKGWTIAKYLLTHEREMISSFGAAGGKKTLGQRAAENMGTDASGRLRAGTLRSVIAQYQLDTLAFAATMEKVTAEAKAGQGLGPASSIFKYYGTELNKRRNELLLSVEGESALGWSGEEYNEGEIARAWLRSKGNSIEGGTSEVQLNIVAKRVLGLPDA
- a CDS encoding DUF1244 domain-containing protein, which translates into the protein MEKTTEIEAAVFRRLLKHLDDNKDVQNIDLMILANFCRNCLAKWYVSAAEERGESIDYEAARERVYGMPYSQWKANHQAEATPEQLAAFEARSKKA
- a CDS encoding acyl-CoA dehydrogenase family protein, with translation MTLVLNEEEIMLRDSAAGFLTETANVEAFRKHRDNPPTAGFDKALWGSIAEMGWCGIAIDEAHGGLGYGFTGLGLIIEQMGKNLTVSPFNSTVLMASTAIAQFGTEAQKQEWLPKIAAGDVVMSLAIQEGSHFDLDSLSTSVSMQGDGFALKVEKRQVLDAISADAFVVVAKDASGYQAFIVTADQVSVRNQSMVDALSSGTVVIDTRLTAEAQMDADSLNNGGLERALDMMNIGLAAELLGVSTEAFELTVGYLRERKQFGKVIGSFQGLQHRAADLFAELELCKAIVLKGLRAVDAGEDLSGLASAVKAKLAQISQRATNEGIQMHGGIGMTDEYNIGFFIKRARVLEHTLGDFHYHLDRYAVQGGF
- a CDS encoding PaaI family thioesterase — its product is MSLDHVLDRPVSQRAAHAILDEIPYAVMMGVLAEENPGTHEPLRFVMHASELHMGNPTLPAMHGGALSGFMELASAVHLLSFMETAKYPKLIDFSIDYLRAARLQTVYAVCELMREGRNLTAVQVKAWQEDPARPVAIGRAQFLCSDR
- a CDS encoding class I adenylate-forming enzyme family protein, with product MAVTDVTEIIRPLDEAVATLTQPGAPFEVTRAVLRGYEYPVYAAIPNNLGEYFEFMRKHGDAEFLVYLDQRIGYTEALELALGFAAKLNEQGVQKGDRIAIVSRNNPEWIIAFIAAVAMGAVAVPMNGWWTTDELDYAIDDSGAKWVVADAERIERLKPLIDKYDLNIVATDSGAAALIDAPTVQDWGREGQSLVWQRPDVDVDDNATILYTSGSTGHPKGVLSTHRGVLSALYSWLLMGVASKQVEALAPAEPQGKVQPVGLLTVPLFHCTASHSAFMLSILPGRKLIIMYKWDVEEAMRLIELEKVSWMTGVPTMSAELQRAAQATTRDLSTLAEVFAGGAARPADQVEKIAGTFKKTAPGLGYGLTETNALGAFNSGVLYLANPSSTGRAVPAVTEFKIIDSTGNHLGPDEIGEVCMKSPANAVGYWNKPEATAVAFVDGWFHTGDLGKLDENGFLSIVDRIKDIIIRGGENISCIEVEAGICSHPQVLEAAVFGVPDERLGEAVGAVVVVSGELKEPLQSLQAYLKDHLAAFKIPAYVWVHEGSLPRTATGKIFKRELKQHYNATLSAA